The Populus alba chromosome 4, ASM523922v2, whole genome shotgun sequence genome contains a region encoding:
- the LOC118038772 gene encoding protein SENSITIVE TO PROTON RHIZOTOXICITY 2, whose protein sequence is MISGDSSCFPSASSQGLHMYQAVTEDVVSSTLEASSSSETHSNSLLYNLSLLKDKVHQVESLISILIAPDHSQPNDKSTSVALANMSTMIQEIIVAASSVMFTCQQMGTGNDISGNNINTNDLHQPRGRKAEESSLLSQPNFGGNHAGNIGQERGQSFFSPESFDWCSDNCNTSENIRGIHVSSNNRVDIRREILSQEGEGILQGQSPKNYDIIELDAADLLAKYTHYCQVCGKGFKRDANLRMHMRAHGDEYKTTAALSNPMKNNPSATPENKEASMTLPRKYSCPHEGCRWNRKHAKFQPLKSMICVKNHYKRSHCPKMYVCKRCNRKQFSVLSDLRTHEKHCGDLKWLCSCGTTFSRKDKLMGHVALFFGHTPAINGLTRPPKFENQAMQMHLDHDRG, encoded by the exons ATGATTTCTGGGGACTCCTCTTGCTTCCCTAGTGCCTCCTCACAAGGCTTGCATATGTATCAAGCTGTGACAGAAGATGTTGTTTCTTCAACTCTTGAAGCAAGTTCCAGCTCCGAGACTCATTCAAATTCTCTTCTCTACAATCTCTCCCTTCTCAAAGACAAGGTCCATCAAGTGGAGTCGTTGATCAGCATCCTCATCGCACCTGATCATAGCCAGCCTAATGATAAGTCAACTTCGGTAGCTTTAGCCAACATGAGCACCATGATTCAAGAAATAATTGTCGCTGCATCTTCGGTGATGTTCACATGCCAACAGATGGGTACTGGGAACGATATCTCAGGCAACAATATCAACACAAATGACTTGCACCAGCCGCGTGGCCGCAAGGCTGAGGAAAGTTCCTTGTTATCACAACCAAATTTTGGTGGCAACCATGCTGGTAACATCGGCCAAGAAAGAGGGCAAAGCTTCTTCTCTCCCGAATCTTTTGACTGGTGCAGTGATAACTGTAATACTAGTGAGAATATTCGAGGAATCCATGTTAGCAGCAATAATAGGGTTGATATTAGGAGAGAAATATTGTCTCAAGAGGGTGAAGGTATTCTACAAGGGCAATCACCAAAGAACTATGATATCATCGAATTGGATGCAGCCGATTTATTAGCCAAGTATACTCATTATTGCCAAGTCTGTGGCAAAGGGTTCAAGCGTGATGCTAATTTGAGGATGCACATGAGAGCCCATGGTGATGAATACAAGACTACAGCAGCTCTGAGCAATCCGATGAAGAACAACCCAAGTGCCACGCCAGAAAATAAAGAAGCTTCAATGACATTGCCTAGAAAATATTCGTGTCCACATGAAGGGTGTAGGTGGAACAGGAAACACGCCAAGTTCCAGCCACTGAAATCCATGATTTGTGTAAAAAATCATTACAAGAGGAGCCATTGCCCCAAGATGTATGTTTGCAAGCGCTGCAACAGGAAGCAATTCTCGGTGCTGTCTGATCTACGGACTCATGAGAAGCACTGTGGGGATCTCAAGTGGCTATGCTCATGTGGTACAACGTTTTCAAGGAAGGATAAGCTTATGGGTCACGTCGCCTTGTTCTTTGGGCACACTCCAGCTATAAATGGTTTGACAAGGCCTCCAAAATTCGAGAACCAGGCAATGCAAATGCATCTAGATCATGATAG GGGATGA
- the LOC118038771 gene encoding pheophorbide a oxygenase, chloroplastic has translation MALLLSTTCISKSLTQTHPKASPFSLTKTFNTKQPITRGRKISPLHVAAPPSQSPPSVRKEEEEEEYGVDDESGEEVIDSKFTWRDHWYPVSLLEDLDPLLPTPFQLLGRDLALWFDKANQEWVAFDDKCPHRLAPLSEGRIDENGHLQCSYHGWSFDGCGSCTRIPQALPEGPEARAVKSPRACATRFPTMVSQGLLFVWPDENGWERAQATKPPMLPDDFNKPEFSTVTIQRDLFYGYDTLMENVSDPSHIDFAHHKVTGRRDRAKPLEFKLESSGPWGFAGANDGNPRITAEFVAPCYYVNKVEIDTKLPIVGDQKWIIWICSFNVPMAPGKTRSIVCSARNFFQFTMPGPAWWQVIPRWHEHWTSNKVYDGDMIVLQGQEKTFLSQSMGGSADINKHYTKLTFTPTQADRFVLAFRSWLRRHGNSEPEWFGLTDKQPLPSAVLSKREMLDRFEQHTKKCSSCKKAYTSFQTLQKFLIGATIAFCATVGVPSDVQLRVVLAALALTSAGSAYALNQLEKNFVFVDYVHAEID, from the exons atggCTCTACTTCTATCTACCACTTGCATCTCCAAATCGTTAACACAAACGCATCCCAAAGCCTCCCCCTTTTCACTCACCAAAACCTTTAACACAAAACAACCAATTACAAGAGGTCGAAAGATCTCTCCTTTACATGTAGCGGCACCTCCCTCACAGTCACCACCATCTGtacgaaaagaagaagaagaagaagagtatgGGGTTGATGATGAGAGTGGAGAGGAGGTTATTGATTCTAAATTCACTTGGAGGGACCATTGGTACCCTGTTTCTTTACTTGAGGATTTGGACCCTCTCTTGCCAACCCCATTTCAGCTTCTGGGTCGTGACTTGGCTCTTTGGTTTGATAAGGCTAATCAGGAATGGGTTGCTTTTGATGATAAATGTCCTCACAGACTTGCCCCTTTATCT GAAGGAAGGATCGATGAAAATGGGCACCTGCAATGTTCATACCATGGATGGTCATTTGATGGGTGTGGGTCTTGCACACGAATCCCTCAGGCTTTACCTGAAGGCCCTGAAGCTCGTGCAGTCAAGTCTCCAAGAGCTTGTGCTACCAGATTTCCTACAATGGTCTCCCAAGGTCTGCTCTTTGTTTGGCCAGATGAGAATGGTTGGGAAAGAGCTCAAGCCACCAAGCCCCCCAT GTTACCTGATGACTTCAATAAACCTGAGTTCTCAACAGTGACAATTCAGCGTGATTTGTTCTACGGTTATGATACCCTCATGGAGAATGTTTCTGATCCTTCACACATTGACTTTGCACACCACAAG GTTACAGGAAGGAGAGATAGAGCCAAGCCTTTGGAATTTAAGTTGGAGTCCAGTGGCCCCTGGGGCTTTGCTGGAGCCAATGATGGGAACCCAAGGATCACTGCTGAGTTTGTTGCACCTTGTTACTATGTGAATAA AGTGGAGATAGACACTAAACTTCCCATCGTTGGTGATCAGAAATGGATAATATGGATTTGTTCCTTCAATGTGCCAATGGCACCTGGGAAGACCCGTTCAATTGTTTGCAGTGCTCGAAACTTCTTCCAGTTCACAATGCCAGGGCCTGCATGGTGGCAg GTGATTCCAAGATGGCATGAGCATTGGACTTCAAATAAGGTATATGATGGAGACATGATCGTCCTTCAGGGTCAAGAGAAGACATTTCTTTCACAATCCATGGGAGGTTCCGCTGATATTAATAAGCATTACACAAAACTCACATTCACGCCCACTCAAGCAGATCGGTTTGTTTTGGCATTTCGTAGTTGGCTGAGGCGACATGGCAACAGCGAACCTGAGTGGTTTGGGCTCACTGACAAACAACCTTTGCCATCAGCAGTTTTATCAAAACGTGAG ATGTTGGATAGATTTGAACAACACACAAAAAAGTGCTCATCGTGTAAAAAGGCTTATACATCATTCCAGACACTGCAAAAGTTTTTAATAGGTGCAACCATTGCTTTCTGTGCAACGGTTGGAGTTCCTTCGGATGTTCAACTTCGAGTTGTTTTGGCTGCTCTTGCACTTACCAGTGCCGGCTCAGCTTACGCTTTGAATCAACTTGAAAAGAATTTTGTGTTTGTTGATTATGTACATGCTGAGATTGATTAG